The following coding sequences lie in one Osmerus mordax isolate fOsmMor3 chromosome 13, fOsmMor3.pri, whole genome shotgun sequence genomic window:
- the ano9b gene encoding anoctamin-9 isoform X2 yields MDGFEMQEKHQYDSVNCTDPLLPCLYLIDNLPRISKPTQKSFDYVLVADLVEDPLDQRLLKQTAFLECLKKKSIMVTKIIHDDKVFYGLRASKEVFDKYKYLLKVSDACNWSGDQTGTTPQATRIRVVHYTLYHTYINTGEDLEELMKKDVFATMFCLHERKKQKELKKRWARFSGVFVGQPVTLIRDYFGEKVGLYYLWLGWYTWMLVPAAVLGVVVFLYGLAFFNTSPLIKEVCESNTLMCPSCDNRCKVWQLKDTCTYAKVSHLFDNEGTVAFAMFMAVWATLFLELWKRHRAKYVSKWKVFDWCEEEEELILEIVNDPNNRPKRYGHSYLRSAVVMLLVTATLVLIIGLTHALVVFRVVAAVNMAEANWGFLRDHSSTVAVMLGAVLHYITIQVMTRVNKYVAFKLCEIEKTRSFAALERSFTVKMFTFQFFTLFSSLIYVAFFLGRMNGYPGHYVRIAGKWRLEECHPSGCLTDLFIQMAIIMVLKQTLNNIFEFTGPWLKRFFRRTTGKKLQRKCGHCYRKTCCDEEGSVEPCDNCKLRDWLRNYQLNDVNAFSLFNEFLEMVIQFSFTTLFVAAFPLAPLLALINNIFEIRLDAIKMVSLERRLIPKKTNDIGVWTLILQAIGVLAVIANGVVIGISSDFIPRLVYRYHYGPCANGTDTTQHCLAGYINDTLSTAYMSDPLVRQAFRPSQLITHSGFNVTQCSYKDYRNDGDYSLTPQFWLIMAIRFVFIVLFEHVVVMCKFIAAWFVPDVPMAVNNSRLEDKLDRLKAELRNMHRRQSTEV; encoded by the exons ATG GATGGCTTTGAGATGCAGGAGAAGCACCAGTATGACTCTGTCAACTGCACCGATCCACTGTTACCATGTTTG TACCTTATAGACAACCTCCCTCGTATCTCTAAGCCCACCCAGAAGTCCTTTGACTATGTCCTGGTTGCTGACCTGGTGGAGGACCCCCTGGACCAGCGGCTCCTGAAACAGACTGCTTTCTTAGAATGCCTGAAGAAGAAAAGCATAATGGTCACA AAAATTATTCACGATGACAAAGTGTTCTATGGGCTGCGCGCCTCCAAGGAGGTGTTTGATAAGTACAAGTACCTCCTGAAGGTGTCCGACGCCTGTAACTGGAGTGGAGACCAGACAGGGACCACCCCTCAGGCCACAAG GATCCGAGTGGTGCACTACACCCTGTATCATACCTACATCAACACAGGAG AGGACCTGGAAGAACTGATGAAGAAGGATGTGTTTGCTACCATGTTCTGCCTCCACGAG AGGAAGAAGCAAAAAGAGCTGAAGAAAAGGTGGGCCAGGTTCTCAGGGGTGTTTGTCGGCCAGCCCGTCACTCTAATACG GGATTACTTTGGGGAGAAGGTAGGCCTGTACTACCTGTGGTTGGGGTGGTACACCTGGATGCTTGTGCCAGCGGCTGTGTTGGGCGTAGTGGTGTTCCTTTACGGCCTGGCCTTCTTCAACACCAGCCCTCTCAT AAAGGAAGTCTGTGAGTCGAACACCCTCATGTGCCCAAGCTGTGACAATAGGTGTAAGGTTTGGCAGCTCAAAGACACGTGCACCTACGCCAAG GTGAGCCACCTGTTCGATAACGAAGGCACCGTGGCGTTTGCCATGTTCATGGCGGTCTGGG CTACCCTCTTCCTGGAGCTTTGGAAGAGACACCGGGCCAAGTATGTGTCCAAATGGAAAGTCTTTGattggtgtgaggaggag GAGGAGCTGATTCTGGAGATCGTGAACGATCCGAACAACCGCCCCAAAAGGTACGGGCACTCGTACCTGCGCAGTGCTGTGGTCATGCTGCTCGTGACAGCAACG TTGGTGTTGATAATCGGCCTGACCCATGCCCTGGTGGTGTTCAGAGTGGTGGCAGCGGTAAACATGGCGGAGGCCAACTGGGGATTTCTGAGAGACCACTCCAGCACTGTGGCTGTGATGCTGGGAGCAGTGCTGCATTACATCACCATCCAAGTCATGACACGG GTCAACAAGTATGTGGCGTTCAAGCTATGTGAGATAG AGAAGACTCGCTCCTTTGCTGCCCTGGAGAGAAGCTTCACCGTCAAGATGTTTACCTTCCAGTTcttcactctcttctcctcgctCATCTATGTGGCGTTCTTCCTGGGAAG GATGAATGGTTATCCCGGCCACTATGTACGCATCGCTGGGAAGTGGAgactggaggag TGTCACCCGAGTGGCTGTCTGACCGACCTCTTCATTCAGATGGCCATCATCATGGTTCTCAAACAGACACTCAACAACATCTTTGAGTTCACCGGGCC CTGGCTGAAGAGGTTCTTCAGGAGGACCACCGGCAAGAAGCTGCAGAGGAAGTGCGGCCACTGCTACAGGAAGACCTGTTGTGACGAGGAGGGCAGCGTCGAACCGTGCGACAACTGCAAGCTGCGGGATTGGCTGCGGAACTATCAACTGAACGACGTGAACGCTTTCAGCCTCTTCAACGAGTTCTTGGAGATGG TAATCCAGTTCAGCTTCACGACCCTCTTCGTGGCGGCGTTCCCCCTGGCACCTCTGTTGGCCCTCATAAACAACATCTTCGAGATCCGTCTGGATGCCATCAAGATGGTTAGCCTGGAACGACGGCTCATTCCCAAAAAGACAAACGACATCG GTGTTTGGACTTTGATTCTGCAGGCCATCGGAGTTCTGGCCGTCATCGCCAACGGTGTGGTGATTGGCATCTCCTCTGACTTCATCCCTCGCCTGGTCTACCGCTACCACTACGGCCCGTGTGCCAACGGCACAGACACGACCCAACA CTGCCTGGCGGGCTACATCAACGACACGCTGTCCACAGCGTACATGAGCGACCCCCTCGTGCGCCAGGCCTTCCGGCCCAGTCAGCTCATCACACACAGTGGCTTCAATGTCACACAGTGCAG TTATAAAGACTACCGCAACGACGGAGACTACAGCCTGACCCCTCAGTTCTGGCTCATCATGGCCATCCGCTTCGTGTTCATCGTCCTGTTCGAG CATGTGGTGGTGATGTGCAAGTTCATCGCAGCCTGGTTCGTGCCAGACGTGCCCATGGCCGTCAATAACAGCCGTCTGGAGGACAAACTGGACCGGCTCAAGGCGGAGTTACG GAATATGCATCGCCGGCAATCAACAGAAGTGTAA
- the ano9b gene encoding anoctamin-9 isoform X4: MDGFEMQEKHQYDSVNCTDPLLPCLPTQKSFDYVLVADLVEDPLDQRLLKQTAFLECLKKKSIMVTKIIHDDKVFYGLRASKEVFDKYKYLLKVSDACNWSGDQTGTTPQATRIRVVHYTLYHTYINTGEDLEELMKKDVFATMFCLHERKKQKELKKRWARFSGVFVGQPVTLIRDYFGEKVGLYYLWLGWYTWMLVPAAVLGVVVFLYGLAFFNTSPLIKEVCESNTLMCPSCDNRCKVWQLKDTCTYAKVSHLFDNEGTVAFAMFMAVWATLFLELWKRHRAKYVSKWKVFDWCEEEEELILEIVNDPNNRPKRYGHSYLRSAVVMLLVTATLVLIIGLTHALVVFRVVAAVNMAEANWGFLRDHSSTVAVMLGAVLHYITIQVMTRVNKYVAFKLCEIEKTRSFAALERSFTVKMFTFQFFTLFSSLIYVAFFLGRMNGYPGHYVRIAGKWRLEECHPSGCLTDLFIQMAIIMVLKQTLNNIFEFTGPWLKRFFRRTTGKKLQRKCGHCYRKTCCDEEGSVEPCDNCKLRDWLRNYQLNDVNAFSLFNEFLEMVIQFSFTTLFVAAFPLAPLLALINNIFEIRLDAIKMVSLERRLIPKKTNDIGVWTLILQAIGVLAVIANGVVIGISSDFIPRLVYRYHYGPCANGTDTTQHCLAGYINDTLSTAYMSDPLVRQAFRPSQLITHSGFNVTQCSYKDYRNDGDYSLTPQFWLIMAIRFVFIVLFEHVVVMCKFIAAWFVPDVPMAVNNSRLEDKLDRLKAELRNMHRRQSTEV; the protein is encoded by the exons ATG GATGGCTTTGAGATGCAGGAGAAGCACCAGTATGACTCTGTCAACTGCACCGATCCACTGTTACCATGTTTG CCCACCCAGAAGTCCTTTGACTATGTCCTGGTTGCTGACCTGGTGGAGGACCCCCTGGACCAGCGGCTCCTGAAACAGACTGCTTTCTTAGAATGCCTGAAGAAGAAAAGCATAATGGTCACA AAAATTATTCACGATGACAAAGTGTTCTATGGGCTGCGCGCCTCCAAGGAGGTGTTTGATAAGTACAAGTACCTCCTGAAGGTGTCCGACGCCTGTAACTGGAGTGGAGACCAGACAGGGACCACCCCTCAGGCCACAAG GATCCGAGTGGTGCACTACACCCTGTATCATACCTACATCAACACAGGAG AGGACCTGGAAGAACTGATGAAGAAGGATGTGTTTGCTACCATGTTCTGCCTCCACGAG AGGAAGAAGCAAAAAGAGCTGAAGAAAAGGTGGGCCAGGTTCTCAGGGGTGTTTGTCGGCCAGCCCGTCACTCTAATACG GGATTACTTTGGGGAGAAGGTAGGCCTGTACTACCTGTGGTTGGGGTGGTACACCTGGATGCTTGTGCCAGCGGCTGTGTTGGGCGTAGTGGTGTTCCTTTACGGCCTGGCCTTCTTCAACACCAGCCCTCTCAT AAAGGAAGTCTGTGAGTCGAACACCCTCATGTGCCCAAGCTGTGACAATAGGTGTAAGGTTTGGCAGCTCAAAGACACGTGCACCTACGCCAAG GTGAGCCACCTGTTCGATAACGAAGGCACCGTGGCGTTTGCCATGTTCATGGCGGTCTGGG CTACCCTCTTCCTGGAGCTTTGGAAGAGACACCGGGCCAAGTATGTGTCCAAATGGAAAGTCTTTGattggtgtgaggaggag GAGGAGCTGATTCTGGAGATCGTGAACGATCCGAACAACCGCCCCAAAAGGTACGGGCACTCGTACCTGCGCAGTGCTGTGGTCATGCTGCTCGTGACAGCAACG TTGGTGTTGATAATCGGCCTGACCCATGCCCTGGTGGTGTTCAGAGTGGTGGCAGCGGTAAACATGGCGGAGGCCAACTGGGGATTTCTGAGAGACCACTCCAGCACTGTGGCTGTGATGCTGGGAGCAGTGCTGCATTACATCACCATCCAAGTCATGACACGG GTCAACAAGTATGTGGCGTTCAAGCTATGTGAGATAG AGAAGACTCGCTCCTTTGCTGCCCTGGAGAGAAGCTTCACCGTCAAGATGTTTACCTTCCAGTTcttcactctcttctcctcgctCATCTATGTGGCGTTCTTCCTGGGAAG GATGAATGGTTATCCCGGCCACTATGTACGCATCGCTGGGAAGTGGAgactggaggag TGTCACCCGAGTGGCTGTCTGACCGACCTCTTCATTCAGATGGCCATCATCATGGTTCTCAAACAGACACTCAACAACATCTTTGAGTTCACCGGGCC CTGGCTGAAGAGGTTCTTCAGGAGGACCACCGGCAAGAAGCTGCAGAGGAAGTGCGGCCACTGCTACAGGAAGACCTGTTGTGACGAGGAGGGCAGCGTCGAACCGTGCGACAACTGCAAGCTGCGGGATTGGCTGCGGAACTATCAACTGAACGACGTGAACGCTTTCAGCCTCTTCAACGAGTTCTTGGAGATGG TAATCCAGTTCAGCTTCACGACCCTCTTCGTGGCGGCGTTCCCCCTGGCACCTCTGTTGGCCCTCATAAACAACATCTTCGAGATCCGTCTGGATGCCATCAAGATGGTTAGCCTGGAACGACGGCTCATTCCCAAAAAGACAAACGACATCG GTGTTTGGACTTTGATTCTGCAGGCCATCGGAGTTCTGGCCGTCATCGCCAACGGTGTGGTGATTGGCATCTCCTCTGACTTCATCCCTCGCCTGGTCTACCGCTACCACTACGGCCCGTGTGCCAACGGCACAGACACGACCCAACA CTGCCTGGCGGGCTACATCAACGACACGCTGTCCACAGCGTACATGAGCGACCCCCTCGTGCGCCAGGCCTTCCGGCCCAGTCAGCTCATCACACACAGTGGCTTCAATGTCACACAGTGCAG TTATAAAGACTACCGCAACGACGGAGACTACAGCCTGACCCCTCAGTTCTGGCTCATCATGGCCATCCGCTTCGTGTTCATCGTCCTGTTCGAG CATGTGGTGGTGATGTGCAAGTTCATCGCAGCCTGGTTCGTGCCAGACGTGCCCATGGCCGTCAATAACAGCCGTCTGGAGGACAAACTGGACCGGCTCAAGGCGGAGTTACG GAATATGCATCGCCGGCAATCAACAGAAGTGTAA